A stretch of the Paenibacillus dendritiformis genome encodes the following:
- a CDS encoding flagellin codes for MSMFINTNVGAINAHRNLGMNNTAMGKTMEKLSSGFRINRAADDAAGLAISEKMRFQIGGMNQAMRNAQDGISLIQTAEGALTEVHSMLQRLNTLANQAATGTYDAKDRANTQKEVDALIAEIDNIASSTNFNGIKLLNASATVSFQIGVEKGNTLTAQLKDMRAAELKVNSLSIGTQTAASNALSTIAAAINTVAEQRAAFGAVQNRLEHTINNLGVTAENLSASESRIRNADMAKEMTDFTRNQILVQAGTAMLAQANSAPQSVLKLLG; via the coding sequence ATGTCGATGTTTATTAACACGAACGTAGGCGCAATCAATGCTCACCGCAATCTGGGCATGAACAACACAGCAATGGGCAAGACAATGGAGAAATTGTCTTCCGGGTTCCGCATTAACCGTGCGGCGGACGATGCGGCAGGTCTCGCTATCTCTGAGAAAATGCGTTTCCAAATCGGCGGTATGAACCAAGCGATGCGCAATGCGCAGGACGGTATCTCCCTGATTCAAACGGCTGAGGGTGCTTTGACAGAAGTACATTCCATGCTGCAGCGTTTGAACACGTTGGCTAACCAAGCTGCTACGGGAACTTATGATGCTAAAGACCGTGCAAACACCCAAAAAGAAGTGGATGCATTGATTGCAGAAATCGATAACATTGCAAGTTCCACGAACTTTAATGGAATTAAATTGCTGAATGCTAGTGCAACGGTCAGCTTCCAAATTGGTGTTGAAAAGGGTAATACGTTAACTGCACAACTGAAGGACATGAGAGCAGCTGAATTAAAGGTGAATAGCTTGAGCATTGGCACGCAAACAGCAGCAAGCAACGCTCTTTCCACAATTGCAGCGGCGATTAACACAGTTGCGGAACAACGTGCAGCCTTTGGTGCGGTACAAAACCGTCTGGAACACACCATTAACAACTTGGGCGTAACTGCCGAGAACCTGTCCGCTTCTGAATCCCGTATCCGCAACGCTGATATGGCGAAAGAAATGACAGACTTTACTCGTAATCAAATCCTGGTTCAAGCGGGTACAGCAATGCTGGCTCAAGCCAACTCTGCTCCACAGTCGGTTTT
- a CDS encoding flagellin, whose protein sequence is MSMFINTNVGAINAHRNLGMNNTAMGKTMEKLSSGFRINRAADDAAGLAISEKMRFQIGGMNQAMRNAQDGISLIQTAEGALTEVHSMLQRLNTLANQSATGTYDNKDRANTQKEVDALLAEIDNIAGSTNFNGIKLLNSSANVSFQIGVEKTNTLTAALTSMKTSALGVSGLSISTQAKANAALSTIAAAINTVAEQRAAFGAVQNRLEHTINNLGVTAENLSASESRIRNADMAKEMTDFTRNQILVQAGTAMLAQANSAPQSVLKLLG, encoded by the coding sequence ATGTCGATGTTTATTAACACGAACGTGGGCGCAATCAACGCTCACCGCAACCTGGGCATGAACAACACAGCAATGGGCAAGACAATGGAAAAATTGTCTTCCGGCTTCCGTATCAACCGTGCGGCAGACGATGCGGCAGGTCTCGCTATCTCCGAGAAAATGCGTTTCCAAATCGGTGGTATGAATCAAGCTATGCGCAATGCACAGGATGGTATCTCCTTGATTCAAACGGCTGAGGGCGCTTTGACAGAAGTACATTCCATGCTGCAGCGTTTGAACACGCTAGCAAACCAATCCGCTACGGGTACTTATGATAATAAAGACCGTGCGAACACGCAAAAAGAAGTGGATGCTTTGCTCGCGGAAATTGACAATATTGCAGGCTCCACAAACTTTAACGGAATTAAATTGTTGAATTCGAGTGCAAATGTCAGCTTCCAAATTGGCGTAGAAAAAACGAATACGCTAACTGCTGCTCTCACGAGTATGAAAACTTCTGCACTCGGTGTAAGTGGTTTGAGCATCAGCACACAGGCCAAGGCTAATGCGGCTCTTTCCACAATTGCAGCGGCGATTAACACAGTTGCTGAACAACGTGCAGCTTTTGGTGCGGTACAAAACCGTCTAGAACACACCATTAACAACTTGGGCGTAACTGCCGAGAACCTGTCCGCTTCTGAATCCCGTATTCGCAACGCTGATATGGCGAAAGAAATGACAGACTTTACTCGGAATCAAATTCTGGTTCAAGCGGGTACAGCAATGCTGGCTCAAGCGAACTCTGCTCCACAATCTGTTTTGAAGCTTTTGGGGTAA
- a CDS encoding flagellar protein FliT: MRDTRTRLDIYDEMIDLCQQYILEIKEREWQDSAFLAFVEKWDQLKESISSVDPGMLTKEERNQEAIRCQTLQVLYQSIIDRIERQISQLGSQVQGVRQSKTIMNAYQGMGRVDQVAFYFDQKK; the protein is encoded by the coding sequence ATGCGTGATACTCGAACAAGACTTGATATATACGATGAGATGATCGACTTATGCCAACAATATATTCTTGAAATAAAGGAACGAGAATGGCAGGATTCAGCTTTCCTTGCATTTGTGGAAAAGTGGGATCAACTGAAGGAATCTATCTCGTCTGTTGATCCAGGAATGCTTACTAAGGAAGAAAGAAACCAGGAAGCTATACGTTGTCAGACGCTTCAGGTGCTTTACCAGTCCATAATCGATCGCATTGAAAGACAAATAAGTCAACTGGGCTCCCAGGTCCAAGGCGTCCGCCAAAGCAAGACGATTATGAATGCCTATCAAGGTATGGGAAGAGTGGATCAAGTGGCTTTTTATTTTGATCAAAAAAAATAA
- the fliS gene encoding flagellar export chaperone FliS, with protein sequence MYTNMTAGYQAYQKNKYETASPHKLILMLYYGALKYMNQAETALTEDNPMLAHQHILKVQDIIYELIACLNEREGGEVAQNLKNLYLYVIDQLVQANIQKSQQPLAEAKNVIQSIKDAWETIGKDVTAGQNYA encoded by the coding sequence ATGTACACCAATATGACCGCCGGTTATCAAGCCTACCAAAAAAATAAATATGAAACAGCTTCCCCTCATAAGTTGATTCTTATGCTATATTACGGGGCGTTAAAGTATATGAATCAGGCGGAAACTGCGCTTACAGAAGATAATCCCATGTTGGCCCACCAGCATATTCTGAAGGTGCAGGATATCATCTATGAGTTGATTGCTTGCTTGAACGAACGCGAAGGCGGGGAAGTTGCCCAAAATCTAAAAAATCTGTATTTGTATGTGATTGACCAACTAGTTCAAGCTAATATCCAAAAATCTCAACAGCCGCTAGCGGAAGCTAAAAACGTGATTCAATCCATCAAAGACGCTTGGGAAACGATCGGCAAAGATGTTACGGCGGGTCAAAATTATGCGTGA
- the fliD gene encoding flagellar filament capping protein FliD, which yields MGFSIGGLASGLDTGMMIEKLMMLERIPYNNLEQKKKDFSGFQSYFRNLNTKLSTLRDKAADLTLNANFKLTSTKSSDEQAVKAVGSDNAITGNYQVTVDKLAKSHVIKANEFTSTDDSSSLENQTVSFRQPDGTEVAVTLKGKTYGEMLENLKNDINKNSKTVSASLVETSPGKKTLVLTSVKTGVENAFHQGNGGSSGIGITGSGNILNDLGLLSGGNFQEVQAAQNAELKVNGLSVTSSSNEVKGVIDGVTLQLQKESSSAMITVGQDSDKVLEKVKGFVDAFNEVRKLIREGLAKPAEKPKDDKTPYRKTTLQGDSTLRQLDMELGSWMSSNIAGLGTLADLGIEIDKDKKGADMTGQIVFDEKKFKEALERDPEKVIAMFNADETDSSGKKKQGIATILSEELRTWTSKANGILQSRVNGYDSEISFITESMTKMEDRLTLKEQQLKRQFTAMEVALSKLKNEQSWLNSQIKGLSQQS from the coding sequence ATGGGGTTTAGTATTGGCGGTCTTGCTTCCGGATTGGATACCGGGATGATGATTGAAAAATTAATGATGCTGGAGAGAATTCCCTATAATAATCTCGAGCAAAAGAAAAAAGATTTTTCTGGGTTTCAGTCCTATTTTCGTAATTTAAATACAAAGTTGTCCACACTCCGCGATAAAGCTGCGGATTTAACGTTGAATGCGAACTTCAAGCTGACATCGACCAAAAGCTCGGATGAGCAAGCCGTAAAGGCGGTTGGCTCCGATAATGCTATAACCGGGAACTATCAGGTAACCGTAGATAAGCTGGCAAAATCGCATGTTATTAAAGCGAATGAGTTTACCTCAACAGATGATTCCTCTTCTCTTGAAAACCAAACGGTTTCTTTTCGTCAGCCAGATGGGACTGAAGTTGCGGTTACGTTGAAAGGCAAAACATATGGAGAGATGCTCGAAAATCTCAAAAATGATATCAATAAAAATAGTAAAACCGTATCTGCTTCTCTGGTAGAGACATCCCCAGGAAAGAAGACACTGGTATTAACTTCGGTGAAAACTGGAGTGGAAAATGCGTTCCATCAAGGTAACGGAGGTTCATCCGGAATCGGGATTACAGGTAGCGGGAACATTTTAAACGACCTGGGTCTCTTGTCGGGCGGGAATTTCCAGGAAGTTCAAGCTGCACAGAATGCGGAACTAAAAGTAAACGGGTTGTCCGTTACCAGTTCCTCCAACGAGGTTAAGGGCGTCATTGATGGCGTGACCTTGCAGCTCCAAAAAGAATCTTCTTCCGCTATGATCACGGTTGGACAAGACTCGGACAAGGTCCTTGAGAAGGTTAAAGGCTTCGTGGATGCATTTAACGAAGTTCGCAAGCTGATTCGGGAAGGGTTGGCCAAGCCAGCAGAAAAACCAAAGGATGATAAAACCCCCTATCGTAAAACAACGCTTCAGGGTGATTCGACCTTGCGCCAATTGGATATGGAGCTAGGCAGTTGGATGTCAAGCAATATTGCGGGCTTGGGTACATTGGCTGACCTTGGTATCGAAATCGATAAGGATAAAAAAGGGGCCGATATGACGGGGCAGATCGTCTTCGATGAGAAGAAGTTTAAAGAAGCCTTGGAACGTGATCCGGAAAAAGTAATAGCTATGTTTAATGCAGATGAGACCGACAGCTCGGGGAAAAAGAAGCAGGGGATCGCTACCATATTAAGTGAAGAGCTTCGCACTTGGACAAGCAAGGCCAACGGAATTTTACAATCCCGCGTGAATGGCTATGATTCTGAAATCTCTTTTATCACGGAATCCATGACCAAGATGGAAGATCGTCTCACATTGAAAGAACAGCAATTAAAAAGACAATTTACGGCCATGGAAGTGGCTCTGAGCAAATTGAAAAACGAACAGTCCTGGTTAAACAGTCAAATCAAAGGTTTGTCGCAGCAGAGCTAG
- a CDS encoding flagellar protein FlaG, giving the protein MSSIHRTDTAGIDLQVHRSTIQSLKNVLGKEMPGESPSSQTGTTLDYINMSIEDKQDLQKKVEELNESIASSGKEIHFRYHDDAKELYVEVIDKKTKEVIASLPPEFLIELSVKMKELIGLFLDKKI; this is encoded by the coding sequence ATGAGCAGCATTCATCGTACAGACACCGCGGGGATAGACTTACAGGTTCATCGGTCGACGATTCAATCCTTGAAAAATGTGCTCGGCAAAGAAATGCCGGGGGAATCACCTTCTTCTCAAACTGGAACCACCTTGGATTACATAAATATGAGCATCGAAGACAAGCAGGATCTGCAAAAAAAGGTAGAGGAGTTGAATGAATCGATTGCCAGCTCCGGCAAAGAGATTCACTTCAGGTATCACGATGACGCCAAGGAATTATATGTCGAGGTTATCGACAAGAAGACGAAGGAAGTCATAGCCAGTTTGCCTCCGGAATTTTTGATAGAACTGTCGGTCAAAATGAAAGAGCTCATTGGCTTGTTTTTGGATAAAAAAATATAA
- the csrA gene encoding carbon storage regulator CsrA — MLVLKRKTGETVMIGDEIEVRVLGVEGEYVKLGFVAPKNVQIMRKELYESIVQENNSAVETTRGANEKQDINMIEILKKFKK, encoded by the coding sequence ATGCTGGTACTGAAGCGAAAAACTGGCGAGACGGTCATGATCGGCGACGAGATTGAGGTTCGCGTGCTTGGCGTGGAAGGAGAGTATGTCAAGCTTGGATTTGTGGCTCCAAAAAATGTGCAAATTATGCGGAAGGAATTGTACGAGAGCATCGTACAGGAAAATAATTCTGCTGTCGAGACCACTAGGGGAGCCAATGAAAAACAAGATATCAATATGATTGAGATATTGAAGAAATTTAAAAAATGA
- the fliW gene encoding flagellar assembly protein FliW gives MVGFQSITRYALMPYDDSVFYILHAVNEERSFILIPAEYVQNYSFPIDRDTVEALGVQTPEEVVTMLVVNIINDAISVNLRAPVLFSPKTQKACQYIITDSNLPVRHFLQGRGE, from the coding sequence ATGGTTGGGTTTCAATCGATTACCCGCTACGCTTTAATGCCATACGACGATTCCGTCTTCTATATTCTCCATGCGGTGAATGAGGAACGGAGCTTTATCTTAATTCCGGCGGAATATGTCCAGAACTACAGCTTTCCTATCGACCGGGATACCGTGGAAGCTCTGGGAGTACAAACGCCGGAAGAAGTCGTGACGATGCTTGTCGTTAATATCATTAACGATGCGATTAGCGTGAATTTGCGAGCTCCCGTCCTCTTTTCGCCGAAAACGCAGAAGGCATGTCAGTATATCATCACAGACTCTAATCTCCCTGTCCGGCATTTTCTTCAAGGAAGGGGAGAATAG
- a CDS encoding DUF6470 family protein: MNISDTIRQVQSHSFRYEPAELTIRQRPVEMEADWQPVWDELGLQRPSVLASERKNEAIQVAVQATQQKAQEGDRLGNIAKSKTTFGQIAFERYMQKGQKEVRLYALPSQSVAIDVRVYPPEIEVQTKGVVRE, from the coding sequence ATGAATATATCGGATACCATTAGGCAGGTTCAATCGCATTCCTTCCGCTATGAACCGGCTGAGTTAACGATTCGCCAGCGCCCCGTCGAGATGGAGGCCGATTGGCAGCCGGTATGGGACGAGCTGGGGCTGCAGCGGCCTTCTGTTCTAGCTAGCGAGCGCAAAAACGAGGCGATACAAGTGGCTGTCCAGGCTACGCAACAGAAAGCGCAAGAAGGCGACCGTTTGGGCAATATCGCCAAGTCGAAGACGACCTTCGGCCAGATTGCCTTCGAACGCTATATGCAAAAAGGCCAAAAAGAAGTGCGGCTCTATGCGCTGCCCTCCCAGAGCGTAGCCATTGATGTTCGGGTTTACCCGCCGGAAATTGAAGTGCAAACGAAAGGTGTTGTTCGGGAATGA
- the flgL gene encoding flagellar hook-associated protein FlgL, producing the protein MRVTSAMQNTQLLRNMRYMNSNAIDLNNKLSSGQRIHRPGDDPVGIGYQMRYDSELNRNDEFTSNAQMGSGMLRTMDSLMQQTSDVLKRVRTLVQQGSTGTTPDDARIANAAELKQLKEQLVMIGNSSYNGRYLFNGQKTDIPPYTSAGAATEKTDEGIYRLNVSPAVTVPVSITGELIFGKAIDTTKPIDKDNDNVFQMMDDMIKAAENNDIDALLNGLERIDASSDRINTQWAEIGARMNRFELMENRLADDKVSLKTERGQVADVDMPGAIIALKTQENVMQAALATGARIMQVSLIDFIR; encoded by the coding sequence ATGCGCGTAACGAGTGCAATGCAGAATACGCAGCTGCTCCGCAATATGCGATATATGAACAGCAATGCGATTGATCTGAATAATAAACTATCTTCCGGTCAGCGGATTCACCGTCCAGGCGACGATCCGGTCGGCATCGGCTATCAGATGCGGTATGACAGCGAACTGAACCGCAATGATGAATTTACCTCCAATGCGCAGATGGGATCGGGCATGCTGCGCACCATGGATTCCTTGATGCAGCAGACGAGCGACGTGCTGAAGCGGGTTCGTACGTTGGTGCAGCAAGGATCAACCGGGACGACGCCGGATGATGCTCGTATAGCAAATGCTGCGGAGTTGAAGCAGCTCAAGGAGCAGCTTGTCATGATCGGCAACAGTTCCTATAATGGGCGCTATCTGTTCAACGGCCAGAAGACGGACATCCCGCCTTATACGAGTGCGGGAGCCGCGACGGAGAAGACAGATGAAGGGATTTACAGACTAAATGTAAGCCCTGCGGTCACCGTTCCGGTAAGCATTACAGGCGAATTGATATTTGGCAAGGCCATCGATACAACGAAGCCGATCGATAAAGATAATGATAATGTGTTCCAAATGATGGATGACATGATCAAAGCGGCAGAGAATAACGACATAGATGCACTCCTGAATGGATTGGAGCGGATTGACGCCTCCTCGGACCGAATTAATACGCAGTGGGCAGAAATTGGGGCGCGCATGAACCGCTTCGAGCTGATGGAGAACCGTCTTGCGGATGATAAAGTCAGCCTGAAGACCGAGCGCGGCCAGGTCGCCGATGTCGATATGCCGGGAGCGATTATCGCCTTGAAGACGCAGGAAAACGTGATGCAGGCGGCCTTGGCAACGGGGGCCCGGATTATGCAGGTATCACTGATCGACTTTATTCGATAA
- the flgK gene encoding flagellar hook-associated protein FlgK: MRSTFHGLETSKRSLFVQSTMMQTLGHNIANASTDGYTRQRVNASATRPLAMPGMYNSVAPGQLGTGVQYDSITRIRDSFLDLQFRRENQTLGSWSIVDNTIRSIEGFFNEPSDNGLRSVMDKFWNSWEVLNRDPSLLSARVEVAGAASNFTNMLKHIDESLTKLENDIQSSINIKVNEANDIIANIASLTDTIKRVEGMGDNANDFRDQRDLLIDKLSTIIDVQVTDGEGGDIAILSGGVTVVENGEATPITADVAATAGQLHGYAQSLAEVERVRDQANAMVRTMVTGSVDVELAAGYVAASPLIAKSAVELENGTTIPAGGTIPAGSILKGPATVQVNGFNGLHSLGYTLSDPAKSGIPFFTTTDGGEFSISNIQVNVDIVNNVSNIAASGRYDTVNGQNITVKGNSVIAHALASLRDKSFNYPADMTSLSTGSVDDYYRAIMGDLGTRATNAERNVKVQSDMVDSVQFRRQSVSGVSLDEEMADMIRFQHAYNAAARNMTTVDEMLDRVINQMGIVGR; encoded by the coding sequence ATGAGATCAACCTTTCACGGATTGGAGACGAGCAAGCGATCCTTGTTTGTCCAATCGACCATGATGCAGACTTTGGGACATAACATCGCCAATGCTTCCACGGACGGTTATACGCGGCAGCGGGTGAACGCTTCTGCGACCCGGCCGCTGGCGATGCCCGGAATGTACAACAGCGTAGCTCCGGGGCAGTTGGGTACCGGCGTGCAGTACGACAGCATTACCCGTATCCGCGACAGCTTCCTCGACCTTCAATTCCGGAGAGAGAACCAGACGCTTGGCTCGTGGAGCATTGTCGATAATACGATCCGTTCGATTGAAGGCTTTTTCAATGAACCGTCGGATAATGGCTTGCGCAGCGTCATGGATAAGTTCTGGAACTCCTGGGAAGTCCTCAATCGCGACCCCTCTCTGCTCAGTGCCCGCGTCGAAGTGGCCGGTGCGGCCTCTAACTTCACCAATATGCTGAAGCATATCGATGAGTCGCTGACCAAGCTGGAGAACGATATCCAGTCCAGCATCAACATCAAAGTGAACGAAGCAAACGATATTATCGCAAATATTGCAAGCTTGACGGATACGATTAAGCGCGTGGAAGGCATGGGGGATAACGCCAATGATTTCCGGGATCAGCGCGACCTGCTGATTGACAAGCTCTCCACCATCATCGATGTGCAGGTGACCGATGGAGAGGGAGGAGATATCGCCATTCTGTCGGGCGGTGTTACGGTCGTCGAGAATGGAGAGGCGACGCCGATTACGGCGGATGTAGCCGCCACGGCAGGACAGCTTCATGGATATGCGCAATCGCTTGCCGAAGTCGAGCGGGTGCGCGACCAAGCGAATGCGATGGTTAGAACGATGGTAACCGGATCGGTAGATGTCGAGCTGGCAGCTGGCTATGTGGCTGCTTCGCCGCTTATTGCCAAGAGCGCCGTAGAGCTGGAGAACGGGACGACAATCCCGGCAGGCGGCACGATTCCGGCAGGCTCCATCTTGAAGGGACCCGCCACGGTCCAAGTGAACGGATTTAACGGCTTGCACAGCCTGGGTTATACGCTGTCAGACCCTGCCAAGTCGGGCATTCCATTCTTCACGACAACGGACGGCGGCGAATTCTCCATCAGCAATATCCAGGTCAATGTCGATATCGTGAATAACGTCAGTAATATCGCGGCCTCCGGACGTTATGACACCGTGAACGGGCAGAACATTACGGTTAAGGGGAACAGCGTTATCGCGCATGCCTTGGCTTCACTCCGCGACAAATCATTCAATTATCCGGCGGATATGACATCGTTGTCCACCGGCTCGGTAGATGATTATTACCGCGCGATTATGGGCGACCTGGGAACGCGGGCAACAAACGCGGAGCGAAATGTCAAAGTGCAGAGCGATATGGTCGATTCCGTGCAATTCCGCCGGCAATCGGTGAGCGGAGTGTCACTGGACGAGGAGATGGCCGACATGATTCGCTTCCAGCATGCCTACAATGCGGCGGCGCGGAACATGACGACGGTCGACGAGATGCTTGATCGGGTCATCAATCAGATGGGTATCGTTGGACGGTAA
- a CDS encoding flagellar protein FlgN, producing the protein MSAAPIVEILSRMEDIYSELVRIGEAKTQVIIQNDIDNLVKLSQQESKCLKQLASLEQEREGAVQSFLQSKGIKSQLKLTVTEITKLIFDANERQEMLAVQERIRTVLEKLKFTNDHNQTLIQQSIHFIEYQLNLHIDYSEQDMLYRRPEQAAPQYSRPGMMDTRA; encoded by the coding sequence GTGAGCGCAGCGCCAATTGTGGAAATATTGAGCCGCATGGAGGATATTTATTCAGAGCTGGTGCGTATCGGGGAAGCCAAGACGCAGGTAATTATTCAGAATGACATCGATAACTTGGTCAAGCTGTCCCAGCAGGAATCGAAATGCTTGAAGCAGCTAGCTTCCCTGGAACAGGAGCGGGAAGGGGCTGTGCAGTCGTTCCTGCAATCGAAGGGGATCAAATCGCAGCTAAAGCTTACGGTGACCGAGATTACGAAGCTGATTTTCGACGCCAATGAGCGGCAAGAGATGCTCGCCGTGCAAGAACGTATCCGGACGGTGCTGGAAAAGTTGAAATTCACCAATGACCATAACCAGACGCTCATTCAGCAGTCCATTCATTTTATCGAATATCAGCTTAATTTGCATATAGATTATTCCGAACAAGACATGCTGTACCGCCGCCCGGAGCAAGCTGCTCCCCAATATAGCAGACCCGGCATGATGGATACGCGTGCATAG
- the flgM gene encoding flagellar biosynthesis anti-sigma factor FlgM, with protein sequence MKINETQRVGAIQYYQKQQSAGRVSPKSSRKDELTISTEAKEMLDAQNRVNNPARQERIAELKQAVQTGTYHVAADKIAEKLLPLFRKETE encoded by the coding sequence ATGAAGATCAATGAAACGCAGCGCGTCGGAGCGATCCAATATTATCAGAAGCAGCAGTCGGCCGGGAGAGTCTCTCCGAAATCATCCCGCAAGGATGAACTGACGATATCGACCGAAGCGAAGGAAATGCTGGATGCGCAAAACCGGGTAAACAATCCGGCCCGCCAGGAGCGTATTGCCGAGCTGAAGCAGGCCGTACAGACAGGGACGTATCATGTCGCTGCCGACAAGATTGCGGAGAAGCTGCTTCCCCTGTTTCGCAAAGAAACTGAATGA
- a CDS encoding TIGR03826 family flagellar region protein, producing the protein MELSNCPRCGRLFAKAFRDICPACLKEIEQEYERCVAYLRDQRHATLHELSEETKVSPRQITQFIREGRISIYQAPNLTYDCEVCGNPIREGHMCESCRNRLVRQIQEAGIAKEPDKGEAASGTRAYQAFEPSRDK; encoded by the coding sequence ATGGAATTGAGCAATTGTCCGCGCTGCGGCAGGCTGTTCGCCAAGGCATTCAGGGACATCTGCCCTGCATGTCTGAAGGAGATTGAACAGGAGTATGAACGGTGCGTGGCCTATTTGCGCGATCAGCGGCATGCGACGCTGCATGAGCTAAGCGAAGAGACGAAGGTCAGCCCGCGCCAGATTACGCAGTTCATCCGGGAAGGACGCATTTCAATATACCAGGCTCCGAATTTGACATATGATTGCGAAGTGTGCGGCAACCCGATTCGGGAAGGGCATATGTGCGAATCATGCCGGAACAGGCTGGTTCGACAAATACAGGAAGCGGGCATTGCGAAGGAGCCGGACAAGGGAGAAGCGGCCTCCGGAACGAGGGCGTACCAGGCTTTTGAACCGTCCCGCGACAAATAG